The Corynebacterium camporealensis genome contains a region encoding:
- a CDS encoding MFS transporter, whose translation MSQPNPREVITTKALGVWVAAVAVYIVAITGRTSFGVAGLPAMERFGVDAASIAVFTTVQVGVYAAAQIPTGLLIDRFGPRRLLVIGAIIMGVGQLILGLTTTYWVAIGARVLIGAGDATAFLSVMRILPYWFPLHRTPMFTQVTSSLGQLGQFVSAVPFLAMLNFVGWAPAFITLGAVGILIAIASAVAVADAPEGFASEQPNSQRYKISEQLSTVLRSPVAWQAFFVHFSGLMPVNVFILLWGMPLMVEGLGLSEAQAGTLLTINTIALIFIGPLHGRISARARDGRDFAALGFVLFHLAAWFVFFWLADNFVSMLIMGLIMAMCGPAANYGFDIVRDNLDHRVVATATGLGNMGGFLSTMVAAQIMGIMLSQTGHSPNFEFADFRYAALGVLAVWLVGITGVLVTHFLRRGNKGPSAKIVSVS comes from the coding sequence CGGACTACCTGCCATGGAACGCTTCGGTGTCGATGCCGCCAGCATCGCCGTGTTCACCACTGTGCAGGTCGGCGTCTATGCTGCCGCGCAAATCCCCACCGGCCTGCTTATCGATCGCTTCGGCCCGCGCCGCCTGTTGGTCATTGGCGCCATCATCATGGGGGTTGGCCAGCTGATACTTGGCTTGACGACGACCTATTGGGTCGCCATCGGTGCCCGCGTACTGATTGGCGCCGGCGATGCCACCGCATTCCTCTCGGTGATGCGCATCCTGCCCTATTGGTTCCCGCTGCATCGCACCCCGATGTTTACCCAGGTCACTTCCTCGCTGGGACAACTGGGCCAGTTCGTTTCCGCTGTGCCATTCTTAGCGATGCTCAACTTCGTCGGCTGGGCACCCGCCTTCATCACCCTCGGTGCCGTGGGCATTCTCATCGCTATCGCCTCGGCAGTTGCGGTTGCCGATGCCCCGGAAGGTTTCGCTAGCGAACAACCCAACTCCCAGCGCTACAAAATCTCTGAGCAACTCTCCACGGTGCTGCGCTCCCCTGTCGCTTGGCAGGCATTCTTCGTCCACTTCTCCGGTCTCATGCCCGTCAACGTTTTCATCTTGTTGTGGGGCATGCCGCTCATGGTCGAAGGCTTAGGTCTGTCTGAAGCCCAAGCCGGCACCTTGCTGACAATTAACACCATCGCACTGATTTTCATCGGCCCCCTCCACGGCCGCATCTCCGCCCGCGCCCGCGATGGCCGCGACTTCGCCGCCCTCGGCTTCGTCCTTTTCCACCTCGCTGCCTGGTTCGTGTTCTTCTGGCTAGCCGACAACTTCGTCTCCATGCTGATTATGGGACTTATCATGGCCATGTGCGGACCAGCTGCCAACTACGGCTTCGACATCGTCCGCGACAACCTCGACCACCGCGTCGTGGCCACTGCCACTGGCCTGGGCAACATGGGCGGGTTCTTATCCACCATGGTCGCAGCCCAAATCATGGGCATCATGCTCTCCCAAACCGGCCATTCCCCCAACTTCGAATTCGCCGACTTCCGCTACGCCGCCCTCGGCGTGCTCGCCGTCTGGCTCGTCGGCATCACCGGCGTCCTGGTTACCCACTTCCTGCGCCGCGGCAACAAGGGCCCGAGTGCGAAAATTGTGTCAGTCTCGTAG
- a CDS encoding AAA family ATPase codes for MIIDQFSIADPVEEDWVRELPAADYLIDLPYFALRAPVTILVGDNGIGKSTILEALAAAFNFPAEGGALGFSESPVHSSLPLKIKGNETPRRGFYLTAETHAALIAQSDAPEIRGGRSILDTTQMLGRRSHGQSLFDLVEEHVHGSGLYIFDEPEAGLTPISQLALSAQIALAAGRGAQFIIATHSPILVGCPDADIVELNDVGFERIDFDHAESVAATREFLEDPKARCPLSCGTWGNPSSVTPESFRRARHWLYETDTIFALGPLLPRRRKWVTRTPVMPTSQTASTPRAA; via the coding sequence ATGATTATCGACCAGTTCTCCATCGCAGATCCAGTGGAAGAGGACTGGGTCCGCGAACTACCTGCTGCGGACTACCTTATTGACCTGCCATACTTCGCACTGCGCGCACCAGTAACCATCCTGGTCGGCGATAACGGCATTGGTAAATCCACCATTTTGGAAGCACTCGCCGCTGCTTTTAACTTCCCGGCAGAAGGCGGCGCACTCGGATTTAGTGAGAGCCCTGTACATTCTTCGTTACCACTGAAAATCAAAGGCAACGAGACACCGCGGCGCGGCTTTTATCTCACCGCAGAAACCCACGCGGCACTTATCGCGCAATCCGATGCACCGGAAATCCGCGGCGGACGCAGCATTTTAGATACCACGCAAATGCTGGGACGTCGTTCCCACGGCCAATCGCTTTTCGACTTAGTCGAAGAGCATGTCCACGGCAGCGGCCTCTATATCTTCGATGAGCCTGAAGCCGGCCTGACTCCGATTAGCCAGCTTGCCCTATCCGCCCAGATTGCTCTGGCAGCCGGTCGCGGTGCGCAATTTATCATCGCCACGCATTCGCCCATCCTGGTTGGCTGCCCAGATGCAGACATCGTCGAGCTTAACGATGTAGGCTTCGAGCGCATCGACTTCGACCACGCCGAATCAGTCGCCGCCACCCGCGAGTTCTTAGAAGACCCCAAGGCACGATGTCCTTTATCCTGCGGAACTTGGGGTAACCCAAGTTCCGTGACTCCGGAGTCGTTTCGTAGAGCGAGGCATTGGCTCTACGAGACTGACACAATTTTCGCACTCGGGCCCTTGTTGCCGCGGCGCAGGAAGTGGGTAACCAGGACGCCGGTGATGCCGACGAGCCAGACGGCGAGCACGCCGAGGGCGGCGTAG
- a CDS encoding bifunctional [glutamine synthetase] adenylyltransferase/[glutamine synthetase]-adenylyl-L-tyrosine phosphorylase — protein MRSPVPSPAALGLGRSSAGKDLAQLGWDNPDSLHLLWTLASTGDPDLALNNLIRVCEAAPELNDALRDNEALRVRTLALLGGSTAFGDHLAANPELWHELDKPLPTETEMLQTLLGTVEAVPATYEEQPERPDTAKDDLSTPGTYRAGEGDYKAQLRADYRTLMMRVAAHDLAGTFHSRKGQTEPQPEIPFTTVTRLTTALADAALTAALAMAVRHVYGDKDMDVQLAVMAMGKCGAGELNYISDVDVIFITTDANAKATRLAAEFNKIGSTTFFEVDANLRPEGKSGALVRTLDSHVAYYKRWAETWEFQALLKARAQTGYIPLGEDYLAQIRPMVWTASQRESFVEDVQAMRRRVLENVPDELKYRELKLGEGGLRDVEFAVQLLQLVHGRSDESLRVLSTVEALSALVDAGYVGREDGHQLIEAYEFLRLLEHRLQIERFRRTHTLPKQDDEQSQKWLAIISGFYPTSNKSAAQMMNQHLRKIRLQISELHSRLFYRPLLNSVVGMSADALKLTPEAAKLQLAALGYGAPDRAFEHLTSLAAGSTRKARIQAILLPTLMGWLADTADPDMGLLNYRKLSEAAHDRTWFLRMLRDEGIVGQRLMRILGTSPFASDLIIKVPEVVKQLSDGATGPKLLETKPEQVSKALVNSTKRHRDPDKAVSVARALRRTELARIAAADLLGFMPVRQVCHELSTIWDAVLEAALRAEVRAWLLDKREEDPEAEPPARIAVIGMGRLGGMELGFGSDADVMFVAEPADPEEENEALRWAIGIVDKLRRRLSKPSGDPPLEVDLGLRPEGRSGAVVRTIASYKRYYERWGEAWEMQALLRAAFVAGSKEVGDKFMEMIDEFRYPKEGVSEKTIREIRRMKARVDNERLPRGADRNTHTKLGRGALTDIEWTVQLLTMMHAHEYEDLHSASTLEVLDALEEHELLRKDQVTDLRDAWLMATDARNALVLVRGKRVDQLPTPGPQLAQVAGAAGWAPEENQEFLDAYLKATRHARKVVDEVFWGEAESFEHD, from the coding sequence ATGCGAAGCCCCGTACCTTCCCCGGCCGCGCTGGGCCTGGGGCGCTCGTCGGCAGGCAAAGATTTAGCTCAGCTGGGCTGGGATAACCCGGATTCTTTGCACCTGTTGTGGACCCTGGCGTCTACCGGTGACCCCGACTTAGCGCTGAACAATCTCATCCGCGTGTGCGAAGCGGCACCTGAGCTTAACGATGCCCTGCGCGACAACGAAGCCTTGCGCGTACGCACCCTGGCTTTGCTGGGTGGTTCTACTGCCTTTGGCGACCACCTGGCTGCCAACCCGGAGCTGTGGCATGAGCTGGATAAGCCCCTACCGACTGAAACGGAGATGCTGCAGACCCTGCTGGGCACCGTGGAGGCAGTCCCGGCGACCTACGAGGAACAGCCCGAACGCCCCGATACCGCGAAGGACGACCTGTCCACCCCGGGTACCTATCGCGCCGGGGAGGGCGACTATAAAGCCCAGTTGCGCGCGGATTATCGCACGCTGATGATGCGCGTTGCCGCCCATGATTTGGCCGGTACGTTCCACTCCCGCAAGGGCCAGACCGAGCCACAGCCGGAGATTCCTTTTACGACGGTTACCCGGCTGACCACCGCGCTTGCCGATGCCGCACTGACCGCCGCCCTGGCCATGGCCGTACGCCACGTCTACGGCGATAAGGACATGGACGTCCAGCTGGCCGTCATGGCGATGGGCAAGTGTGGTGCAGGCGAGCTGAACTATATCTCTGACGTCGACGTCATCTTCATCACCACTGATGCCAACGCTAAGGCCACCCGCTTGGCAGCAGAATTTAACAAGATTGGTTCGACCACCTTCTTCGAAGTCGATGCCAACCTACGCCCCGAAGGCAAGTCCGGCGCGTTGGTGCGCACCCTGGATTCGCACGTGGCCTACTACAAGCGCTGGGCGGAGACGTGGGAATTCCAGGCGTTGCTCAAAGCCCGTGCACAGACAGGTTACATCCCACTGGGTGAGGACTACCTGGCCCAGATTCGACCGATGGTGTGGACGGCCTCGCAGCGTGAATCCTTCGTCGAAGATGTCCAGGCCATGCGCCGTCGCGTGCTGGAAAATGTCCCAGATGAGCTGAAGTATCGCGAGCTCAAGCTGGGCGAGGGTGGTCTGCGCGACGTAGAGTTCGCAGTCCAGCTTTTGCAGTTGGTTCACGGTCGTTCCGATGAGTCGCTGCGAGTGCTCTCTACGGTCGAGGCGCTCTCCGCCTTGGTGGATGCCGGTTACGTCGGCCGCGAAGACGGCCACCAGCTTATTGAGGCCTATGAGTTCTTGCGCTTGCTGGAGCATCGCCTGCAGATTGAGCGCTTCCGCCGCACGCATACCCTGCCGAAACAAGACGACGAGCAGTCACAAAAGTGGCTGGCGATCATTTCTGGTTTCTACCCAACCAGCAATAAATCTGCTGCGCAGATGATGAATCAGCACCTGCGCAAGATTCGTCTGCAAATCTCGGAGCTGCACTCGCGCCTGTTCTACCGTCCGCTGCTGAACTCTGTGGTGGGCATGTCTGCCGACGCACTCAAGCTCACCCCGGAAGCTGCAAAGCTGCAGCTGGCCGCCCTGGGCTACGGCGCACCGGATCGCGCTTTCGAGCACCTCACCTCCCTGGCTGCCGGCAGCACCCGCAAGGCACGCATCCAGGCGATCTTGCTGCCGACCCTTATGGGTTGGCTGGCCGATACCGCCGACCCGGATATGGGCCTGCTCAACTACCGCAAGCTGTCGGAAGCAGCCCATGATCGCACGTGGTTCCTGCGCATGCTGCGCGATGAAGGCATCGTCGGCCAGCGCCTCATGCGCATCCTGGGTACCTCGCCCTTTGCTTCCGACCTCATCATCAAGGTGCCCGAGGTGGTCAAGCAGCTTTCCGATGGCGCCACCGGCCCGAAGCTGCTGGAAACCAAACCAGAACAGGTCTCTAAGGCCTTGGTCAATTCCACCAAGCGCCACCGCGATCCGGATAAGGCTGTGTCGGTGGCACGTGCTTTGCGACGCACCGAGCTCGCCCGCATCGCCGCCGCCGACCTATTGGGCTTTATGCCAGTGCGGCAGGTGTGTCACGAACTATCGACCATCTGGGATGCCGTACTCGAAGCCGCCCTGCGCGCGGAGGTGCGTGCCTGGTTGCTGGACAAGCGCGAAGAAGACCCCGAGGCCGAACCGCCAGCGCGCATCGCCGTGATTGGCATGGGCCGCCTGGGAGGCATGGAGCTGGGCTTCGGCTCTGACGCGGACGTCATGTTCGTTGCCGAACCTGCCGACCCCGAGGAAGAAAATGAGGCTCTGCGCTGGGCGATTGGTATCGTCGATAAGCTGCGTAGGCGCCTGTCCAAGCCGAGCGGTGACCCGCCACTCGAAGTCGACCTGGGCCTGCGCCCGGAGGGTCGTTCCGGTGCCGTCGTGCGCACCATTGCCTCCTATAAGCGCTACTACGAGCGCTGGGGTGAAGCCTGGGAGATGCAAGCACTCCTGCGCGCAGCCTTCGTGGCGGGCAGCAAGGAAGTCGGCGACAAGTTCATGGAGATGATCGACGAGTTCCGCTACCCGAAGGAAGGCGTCAGCGAGAAAACTATCCGCGAGATTCGCCGTATGAAGGCGCGCGTCGACAACGAGCGTCTGCCGCGTGGTGCGGATCGCAATACCCACACCAAGCTGGGCCGCGGCGCACTGACCGATATTGAGTGGACCGTACAGCTGCTAACGATGATGCACGCCCACGAATACGAGGATCTGCACAGTGCGTCCACGCTGGAAGTCCTCGACGCGCTGGAAGAACATGAGCTGCTGCGCAAAGACCAGGTCACGGACCTTCGCGATGCGTGGCTGATGGCTACCGATGCCCGCAACGCCCTGGTGTTAGTCCGCGGCAAGCGCGTGGACCAACTGCCCACACCAGGACCGCAGTTGGCGCAGGTTGCCGGTGCTGCAGGTTGGGCTCCGGAAGAAAACCAGGAGTTCTTAGATGCGTACCTCAAGGCCACGCGTCACGCGCGCAAGGTTGTCGATGAAGTGTTCTGGGGTGAAGCAGAATCCTTCGAGCATGATTAG
- a CDS encoding glutamine synthetase family protein, whose protein sequence is MNSQHEFVLRTVEERDIRFIRLWFTDILGALKSVVMSPSELESAFEEGVGFDGSSVEGFSRISESDTIALPDPSTFQIMPFDQDEPDLQSARMFCDIAQPDGQPSLVDPRHILRRQVTEAASEGFTCMAAPEIEFYLLKRTQDITDLQPTDNGGYFDQATHDTAPRFRRMAMLSLESMGIATEFSHHETAPGQQEIDLRHADVLTMADHVMTFRYMVKQVASQQGVRATFMPKPFEDRPGSGMHTHLSLFEGESNAFHDPDDEFSLSQTAKHFIAGIIEHSHEMTAITNQWINSYKRLMFGNEAPGSATWGVSNRSALVRVPTYRLNKEESRRVEIRSVDAGVNPYLSYAVLLAAGLKGIREEYELADPAEDDVYQLTRRERRAMGYKDLPASLDQALREFEQSEFMAEVLGEHVFEYFLRSKWEEWHDYQRQITTVELRNNLDF, encoded by the coding sequence ATGAACAGCCAACACGAATTCGTCCTGCGCACCGTCGAAGAGCGCGACATCCGCTTTATTCGCCTGTGGTTTACTGACATCCTCGGCGCACTGAAGTCCGTGGTGATGAGCCCCTCCGAACTGGAATCCGCCTTCGAAGAAGGTGTTGGTTTTGATGGCTCGTCCGTCGAAGGCTTCTCGCGTATCTCGGAGTCGGACACCATCGCCCTGCCAGACCCGTCGACCTTCCAAATCATGCCCTTTGACCAGGACGAGCCGGACCTGCAATCCGCGCGTATGTTCTGCGATATCGCACAGCCGGATGGTCAGCCGTCCTTGGTGGACCCGCGTCATATTCTGCGTCGTCAGGTGACTGAGGCTGCCAGCGAAGGCTTTACGTGTATGGCTGCGCCGGAAATTGAGTTCTACCTGCTCAAGCGCACTCAAGACATCACGGATCTGCAGCCGACTGACAATGGCGGCTACTTTGACCAGGCCACCCACGACACGGCGCCGCGTTTCCGTCGTATGGCGATGTTGTCGCTGGAATCGATGGGCATTGCCACCGAGTTCAGTCACCATGAAACCGCGCCGGGCCAGCAGGAGATTGACCTGCGCCACGCAGACGTGCTGACCATGGCAGACCACGTGATGACCTTCCGCTACATGGTCAAGCAGGTCGCTAGCCAGCAGGGCGTGCGCGCGACCTTTATGCCCAAGCCTTTCGAGGACCGCCCCGGTTCCGGCATGCACACCCACTTGAGCCTGTTTGAAGGCGAATCCAATGCCTTCCACGACCCGGATGATGAGTTCTCCCTGTCGCAGACGGCTAAGCACTTCATCGCGGGCATCATCGAGCACTCGCACGAGATGACCGCGATTACGAATCAGTGGATTAACTCCTACAAGCGTTTGATGTTTGGCAATGAGGCACCGGGCTCCGCTACCTGGGGTGTGTCCAACCGTTCTGCGCTGGTGCGCGTGCCGACCTACCGCCTGAACAAGGAAGAATCCCGCCGCGTCGAGATCCGCTCCGTCGATGCAGGCGTGAATCCTTACCTGAGCTACGCCGTGCTGTTGGCTGCCGGCCTGAAGGGTATTCGTGAGGAATACGAGCTCGCCGACCCGGCTGAGGATGACGTCTACCAGCTCACCCGCCGTGAGCGCCGCGCCATGGGCTACAAGGACCTGCCAGCCAGCCTGGACCAGGCACTGCGCGAGTTTGAGCAGTCGGAGTTTATGGCAGAAGTACTCGGCGAGCATGTCTTTGAGTACTTCCTGCGCTCCAAGTGGGAAGAATGGCACGACTACCAGCGCCAGATCACCACGGTGGAACTGCGCAACAACCTCGACTTTTAA
- a CDS encoding DUF2786 domain-containing protein, with protein MTSTHALYSAVIDTVIYCARIGWTPQDILHVVGPKAAPFIFRASPRVPARITSPFLRKAWISFPPPTNTSMTRADARVVGKALRNMAVLRDTELLSGVQNDSAPEKSKYHKKIRNLLAKAESTQFSDEADSLIAKAQLLQQRYRIDDVLNDDAPDVIARRVHISAPYIKHQTLLLSVVADANACTSLLMHDQGLATVIGAPDDVEHTIDLFASLNRQCDWYMRHGEGAEVARFTRSTSSYRRSFRLAYAGRIAELLQEANAEAVQEATAEAGTKSSTTAKDEPSFDDGADENSVNQSKDFLPALQQRALRAEETRDRIFPNLKESTLSMNSMLGVNDGIIAAENSHLRGDSAGVGNGPQASLTQGRIGA; from the coding sequence ATGACCAGCACACATGCTCTTTATAGCGCCGTTATCGATACCGTTATTTATTGCGCCCGCATCGGGTGGACCCCACAAGATATCCTGCACGTAGTCGGCCCGAAAGCCGCTCCTTTTATATTCCGCGCCTCACCCCGGGTGCCAGCACGCATTACCTCACCATTCCTGCGCAAAGCCTGGATCTCTTTCCCACCGCCAACCAATACGAGCATGACGCGTGCCGATGCCCGCGTAGTCGGCAAAGCACTGCGCAACATGGCTGTCCTGCGCGATACGGAATTACTCTCTGGTGTGCAGAATGACTCTGCGCCGGAAAAGAGCAAGTACCACAAGAAAATCCGCAACCTGCTGGCCAAGGCTGAATCCACCCAATTCTCCGACGAAGCCGACAGCCTCATTGCCAAAGCCCAGCTACTCCAGCAGCGCTACCGCATCGACGACGTACTCAACGACGATGCCCCAGACGTCATCGCCCGCCGCGTGCATATCAGCGCGCCGTACATCAAACACCAAACCCTGCTGCTGTCCGTCGTCGCCGATGCCAACGCATGCACTTCCCTACTCATGCACGACCAAGGCCTGGCCACCGTCATTGGCGCACCTGACGATGTCGAGCACACCATCGACCTGTTTGCCTCCCTCAACCGCCAGTGCGACTGGTACATGCGCCACGGCGAAGGGGCCGAGGTCGCCCGCTTTACCCGCAGCACCAGCTCCTATCGCCGCAGCTTCCGTCTCGCTTATGCCGGCCGCATCGCCGAACTCCTCCAAGAAGCTAACGCTGAGGCCGTCCAGGAAGCCACCGCCGAAGCGGGGACCAAGTCCTCCACTACCGCCAAAGATGAACCTTCCTTCGATGACGGCGCTGACGAGAACAGCGTCAACCAAAGCAAGGACTTCCTGCCTGCCCTGCAGCAACGCGCCCTGCGTGCCGAGGAAACTCGTGACCGCATCTTCCCTAATTTGAAGGAATCAACGCTGTCGATGAATAGCATGCTGGGCGTCAATGACGGCATCATTGCAGCAGAAAACTCGCACCTCCGCGGGGATTCTGCCGGGGTTGGCAATGGCCCACAAGCAAGCTTGACCCAAGGTAGGATCGGGGCATAG
- a CDS encoding CYTH and CHAD domain-containing protein has protein sequence MSPKAFLEVEAKFAVAEHTQLPELTKLEAVDQLAETREHNLSAIYYDTADLRLTRAKVTLRRRTGGNDDGWHIKIPAEQGRTELRAELSEPTDGKYEVPAELLYEVRSLIRNRPLEPIAQVDNQRTEILLADEAGNPVAEFCDDHVTAFSFLSGGEENSWREWEIELAEPLAGTDEGSDLIRRATSLFISSGARVSSSPSKLKSALGKSINNAPLPLSQQTPDVPEDSPALAVVNALRENRDKLVEYDPRVRRDEWDSVHQMRVATRELRSHLQTFHGIVTGPEVEYIESELKALAGMLGQARDAEVVEERWQDLLAAEDSDTLDAATREHLSKDMGRDYARAHRRVVNALNSDRYLDLLETLDEFLANPPVGNAEEEEAAGRHRLEEGETASSSEETEAQQASEQQPAEPAKDDHDEPQDMETVMANHLNKAYKKLVKRHKKAVENWDNPELTLHEREEYFHDMRKAAKKLRYAAEAAGKSTKLKTKPLYKACKKMQSVLGDFQDSVTSRDRLLKLASRARARHEDTFGYGLLYQRERAIGLEALEDYSKSYKGIRSAFKPLAKKLK, from the coding sequence ATGTCTCCGAAAGCCTTCCTAGAAGTCGAAGCAAAGTTTGCCGTGGCAGAGCACACGCAGCTGCCAGAGCTAACCAAATTAGAAGCAGTCGATCAGCTCGCCGAAACGCGTGAGCATAATCTTTCTGCCATTTACTACGACACCGCTGACTTGCGGCTTACTCGGGCCAAGGTGACACTTCGCCGCCGCACCGGTGGCAACGACGATGGCTGGCACATCAAGATCCCTGCCGAGCAAGGCCGCACGGAACTTCGCGCCGAGCTTTCGGAACCGACCGACGGCAAGTACGAAGTACCAGCAGAACTGCTGTACGAGGTGCGCTCCCTTATTCGCAACCGCCCGCTGGAACCGATTGCGCAGGTAGATAACCAGCGCACCGAAATCCTGCTTGCCGATGAAGCCGGCAACCCCGTCGCCGAATTCTGCGACGATCACGTCACCGCCTTTTCCTTCCTGTCAGGTGGTGAGGAAAACAGCTGGCGTGAATGGGAAATCGAATTAGCCGAACCACTTGCTGGCACCGATGAAGGCAGCGACCTCATTCGCCGCGCGACCTCGCTGTTTATTAGCTCCGGTGCCCGCGTTTCCAGCTCGCCATCGAAGCTGAAGAGCGCCCTGGGCAAGTCCATCAACAACGCCCCACTTCCGCTGTCCCAGCAGACCCCGGATGTTCCAGAAGACTCCCCTGCACTCGCTGTGGTCAACGCCCTGCGCGAAAACCGCGACAAGCTCGTCGAGTATGACCCGCGCGTGCGCCGCGACGAATGGGATTCGGTCCACCAGATGCGCGTGGCCACCCGTGAGCTGCGCAGCCACCTGCAGACCTTCCACGGCATCGTCACCGGCCCGGAAGTTGAGTACATCGAATCCGAACTCAAGGCACTGGCCGGCATGCTTGGCCAGGCACGCGACGCCGAAGTTGTCGAAGAACGCTGGCAGGATCTACTGGCCGCCGAAGATTCCGACACCTTGGATGCCGCCACCCGCGAGCACCTATCCAAGGACATGGGTCGCGACTATGCCCGCGCCCACCGCCGCGTGGTCAACGCTCTTAACTCTGACCGCTACCTCGATCTGCTTGAAACCCTCGACGAGTTCCTCGCCAACCCACCCGTTGGCAACGCTGAAGAGGAAGAAGCAGCCGGCCGCCACCGCCTGGAGGAAGGCGAAACCGCCTCCTCCAGTGAAGAAACGGAGGCCCAGCAGGCCTCCGAGCAGCAGCCAGCAGAGCCTGCGAAGGATGACCATGACGAGCCCCAAGACATGGAAACCGTCATGGCTAACCATCTGAACAAGGCCTACAAGAAGCTGGTGAAGCGCCATAAGAAGGCAGTTGAGAATTGGGATAACCCCGAGTTGACGCTGCACGAGCGCGAGGAATACTTCCACGACATGCGCAAGGCAGCTAAGAAGCTGCGTTATGCAGCTGAAGCTGCTGGCAAGTCCACCAAGCTCAAGACCAAGCCTTTGTACAAGGCCTGCAAGAAGATGCAGTCAGTCCTGGGTGACTTCCAGGATTCGGTGACCTCACGTGACCGTCTGCTCAAGTTGGCATCTCGGGCACGTGCTCGTCATGAAGATACCTTTGGCTATGGCTTGCTCTACCAGCGTGAGCGTGCCATCGGACTCGAAGCCCTCGAGGACTATTCAAAGTCCTACAAGGGCATCCGTAGTGCGTTTAAGCCATTGGCAAAGAAACTGAAGTAA
- a CDS encoding SPOR domain-containing protein: MQWYYSPSTGKVSQGKEASWNDRLGPYATREEAEQALEKAQKRNEQADAAEAAEDDWGEPASWEK, translated from the coding sequence ATGCAGTGGTACTACAGCCCCTCTACCGGCAAGGTCAGCCAGGGCAAGGAAGCCAGCTGGAATGATCGTCTCGGCCCGTATGCTACCCGCGAGGAAGCAGAGCAGGCACTCGAGAAGGCCCAAAAACGCAACGAGCAGGCCGACGCCGCAGAAGCCGCGGAGGACGACTGGGGCGAGCCTGCTTCGTGGGAGAAGTAA
- a CDS encoding galactokinase family protein — MWNPPSTPVADRARAAHEELAGAPAQHVASAPATWVLLGEHIDHFGGMAIVGLSSLRAAAAVSTRDDGKIAVQVEGNEVEYTSLQELSELASAQQPTVDAEGQPVLPDAPTGSTSLRLAGIVHSLINRQLLSRETTGVTITVASDIPANAGLGELSAMDVATALALHGDDADDAPLRARLAEVCTQAVTLFSKVPALRARHSAALRGGESITLIDYADHSVTPAPHLLNDDLSAFLVAVPGTPEDTAAADIRRREHFLDDACHAFGTESLRLLPDATPRVLDWLTAVHKVYGTENQPTVDEARQWLSFYESETQRSQDFARALRSRRGTELFPLIEQSQAALVHEYGMESGSQLSQLAHVRGAVTARAAHAGLANATIAYVPTKHATNFAADLDADGLTVLPLHSGSPAHLH; from the coding sequence ATGTGGAACCCGCCTTCAACCCCCGTTGCCGACCGCGCCCGCGCCGCGCACGAGGAGCTGGCGGGTGCTCCCGCACAGCACGTGGCCAGCGCCCCGGCAACCTGGGTTCTACTAGGCGAGCACATCGACCACTTCGGCGGCATGGCCATTGTCGGTTTAAGCTCCCTGCGCGCAGCTGCCGCGGTCAGCACGCGTGATGACGGCAAAATCGCCGTGCAGGTCGAAGGCAACGAGGTCGAATACACCAGCCTGCAAGAGCTGTCCGAACTCGCTTCCGCACAGCAGCCCACCGTGGATGCCGAAGGCCAGCCCGTACTTCCCGATGCCCCCACAGGCAGCACCTCCCTGCGCCTGGCCGGCATCGTGCACTCGCTGATCAACCGCCAGCTGCTGTCGCGCGAGACCACCGGCGTGACCATCACCGTCGCCAGCGATATTCCCGCCAACGCCGGCCTCGGCGAGCTGTCCGCTATGGATGTGGCCACCGCTCTGGCGCTGCACGGCGACGACGCCGACGATGCCCCACTGCGCGCACGCCTGGCGGAAGTTTGCACCCAAGCAGTCACGCTCTTCTCGAAGGTCCCTGCCCTGCGCGCTCGCCACTCGGCGGCCCTGCGCGGCGGCGAGTCCATCACCTTGATTGATTACGCCGACCACTCGGTCACCCCGGCACCGCACCTGCTTAACGATGACCTCTCCGCCTTCCTCGTCGCCGTCCCCGGCACCCCGGAAGACACCGCCGCTGCTGACATCCGTCGTCGCGAGCACTTCCTTGACGATGCCTGCCACGCTTTTGGCACCGAATCGCTGCGCTTGCTTCCCGATGCCACCCCGCGCGTCCTCGACTGGCTCACCGCAGTCCACAAGGTCTACGGCACCGAGAACCAGCCGACTGTCGATGAAGCACGTCAGTGGCTGAGCTTCTACGAATCGGAAACCCAGCGCTCCCAGGACTTCGCCCGCGCACTGCGCTCCCGTCGCGGCACTGAACTCTTCCCACTGATCGAGCAATCCCAAGCCGCCTTGGTGCACGAATACGGCATGGAATCTGGCTCGCAGCTCTCGCAGCTCGCACACGTCCGCGGTGCAGTCACCGCCCGCGCCGCACACGCCGGCCTCGCCAACGCCACCATCGCATACGTACCCACCAAGCACGCCACGAATTTCGCTGCTGATCTCGACGCCGACGGCCTGACCGTCCTCCCCCTGCACAGCGGCTCCCCGGCACACCTCCACTGA